A genome region from Glycine max cultivar Williams 82 chromosome 5, Glycine_max_v4.0, whole genome shotgun sequence includes the following:
- the LOC121174854 gene encoding uncharacterized protein, with amino-acid sequence MERVLADVLRDQRNLGNKGDGGWKRSALNVASAVLSTSFNVNVTLDNVKNRIKLWRSWYGIVSDILGQSGFDWDGTKHMITVENENVWNEYCTSHKLANSFRFKVLQNWDDIVDLCAKDRATGHGAEIAVDVDEAMSRETNEVEFMGLGATAIDLEEPSSNTKEKRQGLTSSGTHPHKRKMGEKEGITASASLDKMTNSFN; translated from the exons ATGGAACGTGTATTGGCTGATGTACTTAGAGATCAAAGGAATTTGGGCAACAAGGGTGACGGAGGTTGGAAAAGGTCAGCATTGAATGTTGCATCCGCAGTGTTGTCTACAAGTTTCAATGTTAATGTCACATTAGATAATGTCAAAAACCGTATCAAACTATGGAGATCGTGGTATGGTATTGTAAGTGACATCCTTGGCCAGAGTGGATTTGATTGGGATGGCACTAAGCACATGATCACAGTTGAGAATGAAAATGTTTGGAATGAATATTGCACT tcgcATAAATTGGCTAATTCGTTTCGATTCAAGGTGCTTCAAAATTGGGATGATATAGTGGATTTGTGTGCTAAAGATAGAGCCACCGGTCATGGAGCTGAAATCGCTGTGGATGTTGATGAAGCGATGAGTAGAGAAACAAATGAAGTGGAATTCATGGGGTTAGGTGCTACTGCCATAGATTTAGAAGAACCAAGCTctaatacaaaagaaaaaagacaaggTTTGACTTCTTCTGGCACACATCCTCACAAGAGAAAGAtgggagaaaaagaaggaataaCAGCTTCAGCTTCTTTGGATAAAATGACCAACTCTTTTAACTGA